From a region of the Gossypium raimondii isolate GPD5lz chromosome 10, ASM2569854v1, whole genome shotgun sequence genome:
- the LOC128033751 gene encoding serine/threonine-protein phosphatase 7 long form homolog — translation MCGAMRPKRAKIEGCLSLLQLWARFRFLFLCPRLNHPYTFPLITRWNHPACYARLPSTLKDIQLLLDQRSEAELEWTPYEDPPIRAVIPEEFLQNPNAWHVKVVLINYATVEPHQSDRVLRQFGCRQPISMDHEEFDEQHKIDLRQLNTNWPRYWSGYIDMWGDRQEYIPTWEAIIVPELACVPEYMPWFRIHGKPYLLTPEQRQRQIRVERERREPLNPRRQDDEGSPSTRPRCSPGASSTAM, via the exons atgtgcggggcgatgCGACCGAAGAGAGCCAAAATCgaaggttgcctgtcactactacagttatgggcacggtttcgctttctaTTTCTATGTCCTCGactgaaccacccatatacattcccactcataacgag gtggaaccatccggcatgTTATGCTCGATTACCGTCCACTCTTAAAGATATAcagcttctattggaccaacggtcggaagcagaa ttagaatggacaccatacgaggatccgccaattcgggcagtaattccggaagagttcttacaaaatccgaacgcttggcacgtgaaagtcgtgttgatcaactacgcaaccgtggagccgcaccagtcagacagagtgctacgacagtttggatgtagacaaccaaTTTCCATGGATCATGAGGAGTTTGACGAGCaacacaaaatcgaccttcggcaaTTGAATACGAATTGGCCGAGATACTGGTCTGGGTACATAGATATGTGGGGAGATCGGCAGGAATATATACCTACTTGGGAAgcaatcatcgttccggagttagcgtgcgttccagaatacatgccatggtttaggatccatggcaagccgtatttactgacgCCAGAGCAGAGGCAGCGACAAATACGTGTTGAAAGGGAAAGGCGCgagcctctaaatccaagacgacaagatgacgaaggcagcccctcaacgaggcccagatgTTCACCTGGCGCATCATCAACGGCCATGTAA
- the LOC105778168 gene encoding beta-adaptin-like protein A isoform X1 — translation MKLTMERKKSLSSSVLKPAPPKASPRLRRLLLKSLLSRVYEHIKAPLLTLVSSGSPEQSYAVLSHLHLLVMRAPYVFSSDYKHFYCQYNEPSYVKRLKLEMLTAVTSESNSYEIVTELCEYAANVDIPIARESIRAVGKITLLQYDVNAIVDRLLQFLEMEKDYVTTEALVLVKDLLRKYPQWSHDCIAVVGNISSKNLQEPKAKAALIWMLGEYYQDMQDAPYVLESLVENWDEEHSAEDID, via the exons ATGAAGTTGACGATGGAAAGAAAAAAGTCACTATCTTCTTCGGTACTCAAACCGGCACCGCCGAAGGCTTCGCCAAG gTTGCGAAGGTTGTTGTTGAAATCCTTACTGAGCAGG GTGTATGAACATATCAAAGCACCGTTGTTGACCCTTGTTAGTTCAGGAAGCCCAGAACAGTCTTATGCAGTTTTAAGTCATCTACATCTCTTGGTTATGCGAGCACCTTATGTGTTCTCCTCAGACTACAAACATTTCTACTGCCAGTATAATGAACCATCTTATGTCAAACGATTGAAGCTTGAAATGTTGACTGCAGTGACAAGTGAGAGCAATAGTTATGAGATAG TCACTGAGTTATGTGAGTATGCTGCAAATGTTGATATCCCAATTGCCCGAGAGTCAATCAGAGCCGTTGGCAAAATAACACTACTGCAGTATGATGTTAATGCAATTGTTGACAGacttcttcaatttcttgaaatgGAGAAAGACTACGTAACTACTGAAGCTTTG GTGCTTGTGAAAGATCTTCTTAGAAAATATCCTCAGTGGAGCCATGATTGCATTGCAGTGGTTGGGAACATAAGCAGCAAAAATTTACAGGAACCAAAAGCCAAGGCAGCTCTTATATGGATGTTGGGGGAATATTATCAGGATATGCAAGATGCTCCTTATGTTTTGGAGAGTTTAGTTGAAAACTGGGATGAGGAGCATTCTGCTGAG GACATCGATTAG
- the LOC105778168 gene encoding beta-adaptin-like protein A isoform X2 codes for MKLTMERKKSLSSSVLKPAPPKASPRLRRLLLKSLLSRVYEHIKAPLLTLVSSGSPEQSYAVLSHLHLLVMRAPYVFSSDYKHFYCQYNEPSYVKRLKLEMLTAVTSESNSYEIVTELCEYAANVDIPIARESIRAVGKITLLQYDVNAIVDRLLQFLEMEKDYVLVKDLLRKYPQWSHDCIAVVGNISSKNLQEPKAKAALIWMLGEYYQDMQDAPYVLESLVENWDEEHSAEDID; via the exons ATGAAGTTGACGATGGAAAGAAAAAAGTCACTATCTTCTTCGGTACTCAAACCGGCACCGCCGAAGGCTTCGCCAAG gTTGCGAAGGTTGTTGTTGAAATCCTTACTGAGCAGG GTGTATGAACATATCAAAGCACCGTTGTTGACCCTTGTTAGTTCAGGAAGCCCAGAACAGTCTTATGCAGTTTTAAGTCATCTACATCTCTTGGTTATGCGAGCACCTTATGTGTTCTCCTCAGACTACAAACATTTCTACTGCCAGTATAATGAACCATCTTATGTCAAACGATTGAAGCTTGAAATGTTGACTGCAGTGACAAGTGAGAGCAATAGTTATGAGATAG TCACTGAGTTATGTGAGTATGCTGCAAATGTTGATATCCCAATTGCCCGAGAGTCAATCAGAGCCGTTGGCAAAATAACACTACTGCAGTATGATGTTAATGCAATTGTTGACAGacttcttcaatttcttgaaatgGAGAAAGACTAC GTGCTTGTGAAAGATCTTCTTAGAAAATATCCTCAGTGGAGCCATGATTGCATTGCAGTGGTTGGGAACATAAGCAGCAAAAATTTACAGGAACCAAAAGCCAAGGCAGCTCTTATATGGATGTTGGGGGAATATTATCAGGATATGCAAGATGCTCCTTATGTTTTGGAGAGTTTAGTTGAAAACTGGGATGAGGAGCATTCTGCTGAG GACATCGATTAG